The following are from one region of the Stigmatella ashevillena genome:
- a CDS encoding methyltransferase domain-containing protein: MNVQDLHQIVCSDCRGRLAWKGQQSQGHLSEGALTCERCNMRWPVTDGLPRLYREGQVRGTDRLMRVIYDGLPSLHDPMTFLLTPVLQATTEARLREGYLHRLELRALRPRPDGQPLRLLEIGIGSGANLPLIERELPPGLDIELWGMDLSQGMLAECRKRISKKGHRGVRLLMGDAHTLPFADHSFDRVFEIGGVGGYHNPRRALEEMARVARPDTPIVVVDEQLDPTRPHSLATRAAFRLLTFYTRDAHCPRELLPPEATGVLAEQITRFYYCLTFRTRDERSLTAVG, encoded by the coding sequence ATGAACGTCCAGGACCTCCACCAGATCGTCTGCTCCGATTGCAGAGGCAGGCTTGCCTGGAAAGGACAGCAGAGCCAGGGACATCTCTCCGAGGGCGCGTTGACCTGCGAGCGCTGCAACATGCGCTGGCCTGTGACGGACGGCCTGCCCCGCCTGTACCGCGAAGGGCAGGTGCGCGGCACCGATCGGCTGATGCGCGTCATCTACGATGGGCTGCCCTCGCTGCATGATCCGATGACCTTCTTGCTGACCCCCGTGCTCCAGGCCACCACCGAGGCCCGGCTGCGCGAGGGGTACCTGCACCGCCTCGAGCTGCGCGCCTTGCGTCCCCGCCCAGACGGACAGCCCCTCCGCCTGCTGGAGATTGGCATCGGTTCGGGCGCCAACCTCCCCCTCATCGAAAGAGAGCTGCCCCCAGGACTCGACATCGAGCTGTGGGGGATGGATCTCAGCCAGGGAATGCTCGCCGAGTGCCGCAAGCGCATCTCCAAGAAGGGACACCGGGGGGTGCGCCTGCTCATGGGGGATGCCCACACCCTGCCCTTCGCGGATCATTCCTTTGACCGGGTGTTCGAGATCGGCGGCGTGGGCGGGTACCACAATCCCCGGCGCGCCCTCGAGGAGATGGCCCGGGTGGCCCGGCCCGACACGCCCATCGTGGTGGTGGACGAGCAGCTCGACCCCACCCGCCCTCACTCCCTGGCCACGCGGGCGGCGTTCCGGCTGCTCACCTTCTACACACGCGACGCCCACTGTCCGCGGGAGCTGCTGCCGCCCGAAGCCACCGGTGTGCTCGCGGAGCAGATCACCCGCTTCTACTACTGCCTGACCTTCCGGACGCGAGACGAGCGCTCACTCACCGCCGTGGGTTGA